A genomic region of Candidatus Marimicrobium litorale contains the following coding sequences:
- a CDS encoding O-succinylhomoserine sulfhydrylase produces MSDQDEQDPLATAHPDTLAVRSGIHRTQEGEHSEPIFATSSYVFENAEQAAARFTGESAGNVYSRYTNPSVRSFEERLAALEGAEAAVGTASGMSAILSICMAFLKAGDHVVCSRDVFGTSVNLFSRYMEKFGVAVTFVPLLDAAGWKNAARPETAMFFLETPSNPLCEVADIPAMARLAKEHGALLVVDNCFCTPALQRPLELGADIVVHSATKYLDGQGRCVGGAVVGSADMMQEIVTFLRTCGPTMSAFNAWVFLKGLETLRLRMEAHSRSAIDIARWLKPQPDVEKVFYAGLEDHPGHALAAQQQSAFGGVLSFTIRGGREQAWQFIDGVRIMSLTANLGDAKTTIVHPATTTHGRLSPEQRKQAGISDNLVRVAVGLEHVEDLKADLHRGFDAIRA; encoded by the coding sequence ATGAGTGATCAGGACGAACAAGATCCATTGGCTACCGCGCATCCAGATACGCTAGCGGTGCGCAGTGGTATTCACCGTACGCAGGAGGGTGAGCATTCAGAGCCAATATTTGCCACTTCCAGCTATGTTTTTGAGAATGCCGAACAGGCTGCGGCAAGGTTTACGGGTGAGTCTGCGGGAAACGTGTACTCTCGGTATACTAACCCCAGTGTTCGCAGCTTTGAAGAGCGGCTCGCAGCGCTTGAAGGTGCCGAGGCAGCCGTGGGAACAGCGTCCGGTATGTCAGCAATTCTCAGTATATGCATGGCATTTCTCAAAGCGGGTGATCATGTTGTGTGTTCAAGGGATGTTTTCGGCACCTCGGTGAATCTGTTTAGCCGATATATGGAGAAATTTGGCGTTGCGGTGACGTTTGTTCCTTTGCTTGATGCGGCTGGCTGGAAAAATGCTGCTCGACCTGAAACCGCCATGTTTTTTCTGGAGACGCCATCCAACCCTCTATGTGAAGTGGCCGATATACCGGCAATGGCTCGATTGGCGAAAGAGCATGGGGCGTTACTGGTTGTCGATAACTGCTTTTGCACACCCGCACTGCAGCGACCTCTGGAATTGGGAGCGGATATCGTGGTGCACTCTGCGACAAAGTATCTCGATGGACAAGGGCGTTGCGTCGGCGGTGCTGTGGTGGGGAGCGCCGATATGATGCAGGAGATTGTCACTTTTCTTCGTACATGCGGGCCGACCATGAGCGCTTTCAATGCCTGGGTGTTTCTCAAGGGGCTGGAGACCTTGCGCCTAAGGATGGAAGCTCACAGCCGCTCTGCGATAGATATAGCGCGCTGGTTAAAACCTCAGCCGGACGTCGAAAAAGTATTCTATGCGGGCTTGGAGGATCATCCGGGTCATGCCCTTGCTGCTCAACAGCAATCGGCTTTCGGAGGAGTTCTTTCGTTCACCATTCGTGGAGGTCGCGAGCAAGCGTGGCAGTTTATCGACGGCGTCAGAATCATGTCCCTCACCGCTAACTTGGGCGACGCAAAGACAACGATAGTGCACCCGGCGACAACAACCCATGGTCGCTTGTCACCGGAGCAGCGCAAACAAGCAGGTATTAGCGATAATCTCGTACGTGTCGCGGTGGGTCTTGAGCATGTGGAGGATCTCAAGGCTGATTTGCACCGCGGTTTCGACGCGATACGCGCTTGA
- a CDS encoding AAA family ATPase, protein MNRKDASVSKNVRGLQGLIDVAVSEISQILLGKEPQIRLALCCLFARGHLLIEDLPGMGKTTLSHALASVLGLSWTRVQFTSDLLPADILGVSIFDAKDSTFTFHPGPVFTQLLLADEINRATPRTQSALLEAMAEGQATVEGETRPLPQPFFVIATQNPVHQSGTYPLPESQLDRFLMRLELGYPHPKAEREMFERRHSAAQEIRNPRQCIDPDQLDMIRQAVSQVHASEDLLDYLQRLVAHTRQSPEFEVGLSPRGALALLDCAKTWAAMHNRGHVVPEDVQQVLSAVVSHRLIPSGDYAGDGDGLVDLLLRDVDVIGS, encoded by the coding sequence ATGAATCGCAAGGACGCGTCAGTCAGCAAAAACGTGCGGGGCCTTCAGGGCCTGATTGACGTAGCGGTTTCCGAGATAAGCCAAATTCTTCTTGGCAAAGAGCCGCAGATCAGACTTGCACTGTGTTGTTTGTTTGCGCGTGGTCACCTGCTCATTGAAGATTTACCCGGGATGGGTAAGACGACCCTCTCTCATGCGCTCGCCTCTGTGCTGGGGCTATCCTGGACGCGTGTGCAATTTACCAGTGATCTGCTTCCGGCGGACATTCTCGGCGTATCAATTTTTGATGCCAAAGACTCAACCTTTACGTTCCATCCCGGCCCCGTTTTCACTCAGCTTCTGCTGGCAGATGAGATCAACCGGGCAACCCCGCGCACGCAAAGCGCATTATTGGAGGCTATGGCGGAAGGGCAGGCGACGGTGGAGGGTGAGACCCGACCGCTACCGCAGCCTTTCTTTGTTATAGCGACACAGAATCCGGTCCACCAGTCTGGCACTTATCCCTTGCCTGAATCACAACTGGATCGTTTCTTGATGCGCCTTGAACTGGGCTATCCTCATCCCAAGGCGGAGCGAGAGATGTTTGAGCGGCGTCACAGTGCCGCGCAGGAAATCAGGAATCCCCGGCAATGTATTGATCCTGATCAGCTTGACATGATTCGCCAGGCTGTCAGTCAGGTGCACGCGTCTGAGGACTTACTAGATTATTTGCAGCGACTGGTTGCTCACACCCGCCAATCTCCGGAGTTCGAGGTCGGGTTGTCGCCGCGCGGCGCGCTGGCACTTCTTGATTGTGCGAAGACTTGGGCGGCTATGCATAATCGTGGTCATGTCGTCCCCGAAGATGTACAGCAAGTATTATCTGCAGTTGTGTCACACCGATTAATACCCAGCGGTGACTACGCCGGGGATGGCGACGGGCTTGTCGACCTGTTGTTGCGCGACGTGGACGTCATTGGCAGCTGA
- a CDS encoding DUF58 domain-containing protein, protein MSYGLTFLLMTLFIVAILHTYANLSGLTIRALRATPVFPGQLSDFYLMVERSKRRDHFALYFAWPDGSEILVNLVDEDSIRFQLHVPVDKRGWFNPGRLLVESTYPLGLLRCWTWIDLDISALVYPALIASPDLPGLATDSPDGAAVPVPGNDDFYGFRDYRVGDSLRQVHWKGLAKGQGVQTKQYTAYADRSVWLDWEQFPGAGVEQRLSHLCYWVLAFEEQSEEYGLRLPGLVIQPASGEKHRDRVLKELALFGFEGAAS, encoded by the coding sequence TTGAGTTACGGCCTGACGTTTCTTCTTATGACGCTTTTCATTGTTGCAATTCTGCACACCTACGCTAACTTGTCGGGCCTGACTATTCGAGCACTGCGGGCAACCCCGGTCTTTCCTGGGCAGCTGTCCGATTTTTATCTCATGGTGGAGCGCAGTAAGAGGCGGGATCATTTCGCGCTCTATTTTGCCTGGCCGGACGGCAGCGAGATTCTTGTCAATCTGGTTGATGAGGATAGCATTCGTTTTCAATTGCATGTGCCGGTGGATAAAAGAGGTTGGTTCAATCCCGGGCGATTGTTGGTGGAGTCGACCTACCCACTGGGGCTACTGCGTTGTTGGACATGGATTGATCTCGATATTAGCGCGCTGGTTTATCCGGCCCTTATTGCATCTCCCGATCTGCCGGGGCTGGCGACGGACTCGCCGGATGGCGCCGCGGTGCCTGTGCCAGGTAATGATGATTTCTATGGGTTCAGGGACTACCGCGTTGGTGATTCGCTGCGTCAGGTGCATTGGAAAGGTTTGGCTAAGGGGCAGGGCGTTCAGACTAAGCAATATACCGCCTATGCGGATCGCAGCGTTTGGTTGGACTGGGAGCAATTTCCCGGGGCGGGGGTTGAGCAGCGCCTTTCGCACTTATGCTACTGGGTATTGGCATTCGAGGAGCAGTCGGAAGAGTACGGCCTGCGTCTACCCGGATTGGTTATTCAGCCTGCCAGCGGAGAGAAGCATCGGGATCGAGTGCTCAAGGAGCTTGCACTGTTTGGTTTCGAGGGTGCTGCCTCGTGA
- a CDS encoding transglutaminase TgpA family protein: protein MPRNALVWGIICLFALVAPHAVRLPPWVLVVYVIAVGWRWQVYRGRWSFPRRKLKLAMIVSSFAGIYFSYGSFVGLEPTVALLLTAFAFKFIELAHRQDAYVLIFLGYFVCLTEFLFSQDLLITFYSLLCVTLLTTTLIALHQPGQHQFNRRTIRLAFVMLLQALPLMVVLFLLFPRIGPLWKMPTNSNAGTTGMSDFMKPGDIASLTQSDDVAFRVKFEGDIPPSSELYWRGLVMSKLENGAWSTLGLYSVPAREARPQTVSTVGEPLAYSVIMEPTNQQWLYGLRYAVSNTPGVMATPDFRLVSPTPVEVEYIYRALSWTGAELEPTLSEWRRKTETKLPPNANPRSRTLALEMRDSVQTDAAFVSLVMNKFTTETYVYTLRPGQLLGQHAIDQFLFDSRRGFCEHYASAFVFMMRAAGIPARVVAGYQGGEVNPVNRTVIVHQFDAHAWAEVWIQGRGWVRADPTAAVSPTRIEMGLEEAMESEGSFLSDIPLSPVRYRSVALLNELRLRYDALTYGWQSWVVGFDSGQQMQLLQRVFGEISARTFIAAFIGSWALVLIPVAISLFRGKETFPVSPADKHYRLFCDRLSLVGLIRVNGEAPGDFAARVAAAIPEESEQVWNITALYARMAYETRAGGNGDDQSVLKEFIRAVSGFKPKVQRNAGGDLNLSV, encoded by the coding sequence GTGCCTCGTAATGCCCTTGTATGGGGAATCATTTGTCTGTTTGCTCTGGTTGCGCCGCACGCGGTGAGACTCCCGCCATGGGTTCTAGTAGTGTATGTGATAGCCGTTGGCTGGCGCTGGCAGGTCTACAGGGGTCGGTGGTCCTTTCCTCGCCGGAAGTTGAAGCTGGCTATGATTGTCAGCAGCTTTGCGGGCATTTACTTTAGCTACGGTTCATTTGTCGGACTAGAGCCCACCGTAGCCCTGTTACTGACCGCTTTTGCTTTCAAGTTTATCGAGTTGGCTCATCGCCAGGATGCATATGTACTAATTTTCCTTGGTTACTTCGTGTGCCTGACCGAATTTCTTTTCAGCCAGGACTTGCTGATTACGTTTTATTCCTTGTTGTGCGTGACGCTGTTGACCACAACTCTGATTGCGCTGCACCAACCGGGTCAGCACCAGTTTAATCGCCGCACTATTCGTCTCGCCTTCGTCATGCTGTTACAGGCATTGCCGCTAATGGTCGTTTTGTTTCTGTTGTTTCCTCGTATCGGCCCACTATGGAAAATGCCGACAAACAGCAATGCGGGCACGACCGGCATGAGTGATTTTATGAAGCCGGGGGATATAGCCAGCCTGACTCAATCCGATGACGTCGCCTTTCGGGTAAAATTTGAGGGTGACATTCCACCCTCATCTGAACTGTATTGGCGTGGACTAGTGATGAGCAAGCTGGAGAATGGCGCTTGGTCTACCCTCGGCTTGTACTCAGTTCCGGCCAGGGAGGCGCGACCCCAGACGGTGTCGACGGTAGGCGAGCCGCTCGCCTACAGTGTCATTATGGAGCCAACGAACCAGCAATGGCTGTATGGATTGCGGTATGCGGTCTCTAACACGCCCGGTGTAATGGCGACGCCAGATTTCCGCCTTGTCTCACCAACACCTGTAGAAGTTGAGTACATTTACCGTGCGCTGAGTTGGACGGGGGCCGAACTTGAGCCCACGTTGTCCGAATGGCGTCGGAAAACAGAAACGAAACTGCCTCCCAATGCGAACCCGCGCAGTCGTACGCTTGCTCTTGAAATGCGGGATTCTGTACAAACTGATGCGGCGTTCGTCTCGTTGGTCATGAATAAGTTCACTACGGAGACTTATGTTTATACCCTGAGGCCGGGTCAACTGCTGGGGCAGCATGCTATTGATCAATTTCTGTTTGATAGCCGTCGAGGCTTTTGTGAGCATTACGCCTCCGCGTTCGTGTTTATGATGCGAGCCGCCGGGATTCCCGCGAGGGTCGTAGCGGGCTATCAGGGAGGCGAAGTGAATCCCGTTAACAGGACAGTCATCGTCCACCAGTTTGATGCTCATGCCTGGGCCGAAGTTTGGATACAGGGAAGAGGTTGGGTGCGTGCCGACCCAACGGCGGCTGTATCACCGACTCGCATTGAAATGGGTCTGGAAGAGGCGATGGAGTCAGAGGGCAGTTTTCTCTCCGATATTCCTCTCTCGCCGGTGCGCTATCGCAGCGTCGCACTGTTGAACGAACTGCGATTGCGTTATGACGCGCTAACCTATGGTTGGCAAAGTTGGGTAGTAGGCTTTGACAGCGGTCAACAAATGCAGCTTCTGCAGCGGGTTTTCGGAGAAATTAGCGCACGAACCTTTATTGCCGCTTTCATTGGCAGTTGGGCGCTGGTGCTGATTCCTGTTGCGATATCGCTGTTTCGCGGAAAAGAGACTTTCCCGGTGAGTCCGGCAGATAAGCATTACCGGTTATTCTGTGACCGGCTTTCGCTTGTTGGCTTGATACGGGTCAATGGCGAGGCGCCGGGTGACTTTGCAGCGCGCGTTGCAGCGGCAATACCTGAGGAATCAGAGCAAGTATGGAATATCACCGCGCTCTACGCCCGCATGGCTTATGAGACACGCGCTGGCGGGAATGGCGATGACCAAAGTGTGCTGAAAGAATTTATCCGAGCTGTCTCTGGATTTAAGCCCAAAGTACAACGCAATGCCGGAGGCGATCTGAATCTTTCCGTCTAG
- the acnB gene encoding bifunctional aconitate hydratase 2/2-methylisocitrate dehydratase codes for MLDAYREHVAERAAQNIPPKPLSAEQTAGLVELLETPPAGEEEFLLDLITTRIPPGVDEAAYVKAGFLSAIIKGEAKSPLIDRSRAVSLLGNMHGGYNIETLVHLLGDKELGQQAARELKHTLLMFDAFHDVAELAEKGNENAKGVMQSWADGEWFTNQDEVPASIKVAVFKVTGETNTDDLSPAPDAWSRPDIPLHALAMYKMTRDGLEPQEQGVTGPMKQVAEIQSKGLPVAFVGDVVGTGSSRKSATNSVLWFFGDDIDGVPNKKGGGICIGGKVAPIFYNTMEDAGALVFEAPVDELGMGDVIEIRPYDGKILSESGDVLSEFELKSDVLLDEVRAGGRINLIIGRGLTARAREALSLGESELFRKPEQPTDTGKGFSLAQKMVGRACGTDGIRAGTYCEPKMTTVGSQDTTGPMTRDELKDLACLGFSADLTMQSFCHTAAYPKPVDIDTQHTLPDFIMTRGGVSLRPGDGIIHSWLNRMLLPDTVGTGGDSHTRFPMGISFPAGSGLVAFAAATGVMPLDMPESVLVRFKGEKQPGVTLRDLVHAIPYYAIQQGLLTVEKKGKKNIFSGRILEIEGLSDLTVEQAFELSDASAERSAAGCTIDLSEDSVTEYLRSNVVLLRSMIADGYGDSRTLERRARKMEEWLDNPSLMKADADAEYAAIIEIDLADVKEPIVCAPNDPDDARLLSDVAGDQVDEVFIGSCMTNIGHFRAAGKLLQQHKGGISTRMWLVPPTKMDEHQLMQEGYYNIFGAAGARTEMPGCSLCMGNQARVAANSTVLSTSTRNFPNRLGDGANVYLTSAELAAVGAIMGKLPSPEEYLEYAKNLDSMADDIYRYLNFDQIKEFQDSAEQGARIAATEIQEVAL; via the coding sequence GTGCTAGACGCGTATCGCGAACACGTGGCCGAACGGGCCGCACAGAACATTCCGCCAAAACCCCTCAGCGCTGAACAAACAGCGGGGCTGGTAGAGCTTCTTGAGACGCCACCTGCCGGGGAAGAAGAGTTTCTGCTCGACCTTATCACAACGCGTATACCGCCCGGGGTTGATGAGGCCGCCTACGTCAAAGCCGGCTTTCTTTCAGCCATCATCAAAGGGGAAGCCAAAAGCCCTCTTATAGACCGCAGTCGGGCAGTTTCTCTGCTCGGTAATATGCACGGAGGATATAACATCGAAACGCTGGTTCACTTGTTGGGAGACAAGGAACTGGGCCAGCAAGCTGCTCGCGAACTCAAGCACACGCTGCTGATGTTTGACGCCTTTCACGATGTCGCAGAGCTCGCTGAAAAGGGCAATGAAAACGCAAAGGGTGTGATGCAATCCTGGGCCGACGGCGAATGGTTCACGAATCAGGATGAAGTACCGGCCTCCATAAAAGTAGCCGTATTCAAAGTCACCGGCGAAACCAATACCGATGATCTCTCTCCGGCGCCGGACGCCTGGTCAAGGCCTGACATCCCCCTGCACGCCCTGGCTATGTATAAAATGACTCGTGACGGCCTTGAGCCCCAAGAGCAAGGCGTTACAGGCCCCATGAAGCAGGTCGCTGAGATACAGTCGAAAGGCCTCCCGGTCGCTTTTGTCGGCGACGTAGTTGGCACAGGCTCTTCTCGCAAGTCCGCTACTAACTCTGTTCTCTGGTTTTTCGGTGATGACATCGACGGTGTGCCCAATAAAAAAGGGGGCGGGATTTGCATCGGAGGCAAGGTCGCCCCGATTTTTTATAACACCATGGAAGATGCGGGGGCATTAGTCTTCGAGGCACCCGTGGACGAGCTAGGCATGGGCGACGTCATCGAGATTCGGCCATACGATGGAAAAATATTGTCAGAGTCCGGCGATGTATTGTCTGAGTTTGAGCTGAAGTCCGACGTTTTGCTGGATGAAGTCAGGGCAGGCGGACGGATTAACCTGATTATCGGCCGAGGACTAACTGCTCGAGCTCGCGAGGCGCTTTCTCTCGGCGAATCCGAACTGTTCCGCAAGCCTGAACAGCCCACTGATACGGGCAAGGGCTTCTCCCTCGCGCAGAAAATGGTCGGCCGCGCCTGCGGTACCGATGGCATTCGCGCCGGCACTTACTGCGAGCCGAAAATGACGACTGTGGGCTCACAGGACACGACCGGACCGATGACCCGCGACGAGCTTAAAGATCTCGCGTGCCTTGGCTTCTCTGCCGACCTCACAATGCAGAGCTTCTGCCACACGGCGGCCTATCCCAAACCCGTAGACATCGATACCCAGCACACACTGCCGGACTTTATTATGACCAGAGGCGGCGTCTCTCTGCGACCGGGGGATGGCATTATTCACTCCTGGCTTAATCGTATGCTACTCCCTGATACTGTCGGCACCGGTGGCGATTCACATACCCGCTTTCCTATGGGTATTTCTTTCCCCGCAGGTTCAGGCCTTGTTGCATTTGCAGCCGCAACGGGCGTTATGCCACTGGACATGCCCGAATCGGTTTTGGTGCGATTCAAGGGCGAAAAGCAGCCCGGTGTCACTCTGCGCGATCTCGTGCACGCGATTCCCTACTACGCCATACAGCAAGGCCTGCTGACCGTGGAAAAGAAAGGAAAGAAAAATATTTTCTCTGGCCGCATTCTCGAGATTGAAGGGCTCAGTGACCTCACCGTCGAACAGGCCTTTGAACTATCTGACGCATCTGCCGAACGCTCGGCCGCAGGATGCACAATCGACTTATCAGAAGACTCTGTTACCGAGTACCTGCGCTCGAATGTCGTACTCTTGAGATCCATGATCGCAGATGGCTATGGCGATTCGCGCACATTAGAGCGCCGTGCGCGCAAAATGGAAGAGTGGCTGGACAATCCGTCGCTGATGAAAGCAGACGCAGATGCCGAGTACGCGGCGATAATCGAGATAGACCTTGCCGACGTTAAGGAGCCCATCGTTTGCGCGCCCAATGACCCGGATGATGCCCGGTTACTTTCCGACGTCGCTGGCGACCAGGTAGATGAAGTATTTATCGGCTCCTGCATGACTAATATCGGCCACTTCCGCGCCGCCGGTAAGTTATTGCAACAGCACAAAGGCGGTATTTCAACGCGAATGTGGCTAGTGCCACCAACAAAGATGGATGAACACCAGCTCATGCAGGAGGGCTATTACAATATCTTTGGCGCTGCTGGAGCACGCACAGAAATGCCCGGCTGCTCGCTCTGCATGGGTAATCAAGCCCGCGTAGCGGCCAACTCAACCGTGTTATCGACCTCGACAAGAAACTTCCCCAATCGTCTTGGTGATGGCGCCAACGTCTATCTGACCAGCGCTGAACTTGCGGCGGTTGGTGCCATTATGGGCAAGCTTCCTTCCCCGGAGGAGTATCTCGAGTATGCGAAGAACCTTGATTCGATGGCAGACGATATCTATCGTTACCTGAACTTTGATCAGATCAAGGAATTTCAGGACAGTGCAGAACAAGGCGCACGCATTGCCGCAACGGAAATTCAGGAAGTGGCGCTATAG
- a CDS encoding DUF1289 domain-containing protein, which produces MPLSDQSVKTPCIGVCSTGIGDSVCRGCKRFCHEVIDWNSYSSAQKRVVDERLSGFLSQVVSNKLRVIDAQLLKWQMDTQNVRFVAHHDEHCWVFSLLKAGAGQITNVKDYGFELDLRFRQMSLVELRDLIDQEFFMLSEAHYERYMMTPDLFQDEPR; this is translated from the coding sequence ATGCCTCTGTCAGATCAATCTGTAAAGACCCCCTGCATCGGTGTTTGCTCCACCGGTATTGGCGACAGCGTGTGTCGTGGATGCAAACGCTTTTGTCACGAGGTGATTGACTGGAACAGTTACAGCAGCGCCCAAAAACGGGTAGTCGATGAGCGTCTGTCAGGGTTTCTCTCACAGGTGGTAAGCAATAAATTGCGTGTGATTGATGCTCAGTTATTGAAATGGCAGATGGACACCCAGAACGTGCGTTTTGTCGCCCACCACGACGAGCACTGTTGGGTGTTCAGTCTGTTGAAAGCCGGTGCCGGACAGATCACAAATGTCAAAGACTATGGCTTTGAATTGGACCTGCGTTTTCGGCAGATGTCGCTTGTGGAATTACGTGACTTGATTGACCAGGAGTTCTTCATGCTCTCAGAGGCGCACTATGAGCGTTATATGATGACGCCCGACTTGTTTCAGGATGAACCTCGGTGA
- a CDS encoding tRNA-(ms[2]io[6]A)-hydroxylase, translating into MTIAADLDGIREFLLCATPPAWVEWALQNPSTLLVDHANCEKKAASTALNLMYRYVEHGSLLQKLSRLAREELRHFEQVIAIMQARGVEYEQISASRYAGRLRGAVRSAEPQRLVDTLLVGAVIEARSCERFEALAPALDGELCAFYRSLLKSESRHYMDYLKLARELGAAEDVEKRVRELLELERVLVETPDTEFRFHSGIPPQSVRA; encoded by the coding sequence GTGACTATTGCGGCAGACCTCGACGGTATTCGTGAATTCCTGCTCTGCGCCACCCCCCCGGCTTGGGTAGAGTGGGCGCTGCAAAACCCCTCGACGCTGCTGGTCGATCACGCCAATTGTGAGAAAAAAGCGGCCTCAACGGCATTGAACCTGATGTATCGCTATGTTGAGCATGGTTCTCTCCTGCAGAAACTTTCACGACTGGCGCGTGAGGAGCTGCGTCATTTCGAGCAAGTGATTGCCATTATGCAGGCCCGCGGAGTGGAATATGAGCAGATATCGGCTTCCCGCTACGCCGGGCGGTTGCGCGGGGCGGTGCGCAGTGCCGAACCGCAGCGACTGGTGGATACTCTCCTGGTGGGCGCAGTGATAGAGGCGCGTTCTTGTGAGCGCTTTGAAGCGCTCGCGCCTGCACTGGATGGGGAGCTATGCGCGTTTTATCGTTCGCTGTTGAAATCTGAATCTCGTCACTATATGGATTATCTGAAACTCGCGAGAGAGCTGGGCGCCGCAGAGGACGTTGAAAAGAGGGTGAGGGAATTGCTTGAATTAGAGCGCGTTTTAGTCGAAACCCCCGATACAGAATTTCGCTTCCACAGCGGAATACCCCCACAGAGCGTTCGAGCCTAA
- a CDS encoding peptidylprolyl isomerase, whose protein sequence is MVIMRTTFGEMKIELDADKAPKTVANFLKYVNEGFYDGTIFHRVIDNFMVQGGGFDVDMKQQDNGTPVDNEADNGLKNDFGTLAMARTNDPHSATSQFFINVKDNDFLNHSGKTPQGWGYTVFGKVIEGEEVLDKIRGVETGSQGGHQDVPLESVIIESVVAEA, encoded by the coding sequence ATGGTCATCATGCGCACGACATTCGGCGAAATGAAAATCGAACTTGACGCCGATAAAGCGCCAAAAACCGTGGCGAATTTCCTAAAGTACGTCAACGAGGGATTCTATGATGGCACCATTTTTCATCGGGTAATCGACAACTTTATGGTACAAGGCGGTGGGTTCGATGTTGACATGAAGCAACAAGACAATGGTACGCCAGTCGATAACGAAGCCGATAACGGCCTCAAAAATGACTTCGGCACCCTCGCCATGGCGCGCACCAACGATCCCCACTCTGCAACCTCGCAGTTTTTCATCAACGTGAAAGACAACGATTTCCTCAACCACAGCGGCAAGACACCTCAAGGCTGGGGTTACACCGTGTTTGGCAAAGTCATAGAAGGCGAAGAAGTACTGGACAAGATCCGCGGCGTTGAGACCGGCAGCCAGGGCGGGCACCAGGACGTTCCGCTGGAATCCGTCATCATCGAATCAGTCGTCGCCGAGGCCTGA